A region from the Candidatus Hydrogenedentota bacterium genome encodes:
- the nuoK gene encoding NADH-quinone oxidoreductase subunit NuoK has translation MTELLAGYAPGLREWLTLSAILYAIGLYGLLTRRNAIAILMSVEIMLNSAAMNFVAFNRHVAPEQVDGHIMAIFVIVMAAAEVVVGMAIVVALYRMRATVDVNQMNMMKG, from the coding sequence ATGACGGAGTTGCTCGCGGGATATGCTCCCGGACTTCGGGAATGGTTGACGCTCTCGGCGATCCTGTACGCCATTGGCCTCTACGGGCTGCTGACCCGGAGAAACGCGATTGCCATTCTCATGTCGGTGGAAATCATGCTGAATTCGGCCGCGATGAACTTTGTGGCGTTCAATCGCCATGTCGCGCCCGAACAGGTGGACGGGCACATCATGGCGATTTTCGTCATCGTGATGGCGGCGGCCGAGGTGGTGGTGGGGATGGCGATTGTGGTGGCGCTCTATCGGATGCGCGCCACCGTGGATGTCAATCAAATGAATATGATGAAAGGGTAG
- a CDS encoding 4Fe-4S binding protein — protein MGMIQATQIVNEERPIAGKTVSVSVVQRLRPPTRFQVALLGMQGLLQGMWLTLTYFWSPVEVVTREYPENRDSLKITERFRGNLRFKFPNEVAHQTHSALLEQIAQETQTHPEVAENWIRDEDDTRWYHNCTGCSKCEEACPNASIRILTRHGEILDDREIDRFVWRLDSCMFCNACVLACPWDAIEMTGGFENAVFDRRLLVYSLNRLAAPRINLIQDEQDPAVRARMIDWRSRYGGPIPLGGTGLPNLPAIGAPKVQECPVSHAGSTAVAP, from the coding sequence ATGGGAATGATCCAAGCCACACAGATCGTGAACGAGGAACGGCCAATCGCCGGCAAGACGGTAAGCGTGTCGGTCGTCCAGCGACTCCGCCCGCCGACCCGCTTCCAGGTGGCCCTGCTGGGAATGCAGGGCCTGCTGCAGGGCATGTGGCTGACCCTCACCTACTTCTGGTCGCCGGTGGAAGTGGTCACGCGCGAATATCCCGAGAATCGCGATTCATTGAAGATTACCGAACGCTTTCGGGGGAATTTGCGGTTCAAGTTTCCAAATGAAGTGGCCCACCAGACCCACAGCGCGTTGCTCGAACAGATTGCCCAGGAGACCCAGACCCACCCCGAGGTGGCGGAGAACTGGATCCGGGATGAAGACGACACCCGCTGGTACCACAACTGCACCGGTTGCTCGAAATGCGAAGAGGCCTGTCCCAACGCTTCCATCCGAATTCTTACGCGCCACGGGGAAATCCTGGATGATCGCGAGATCGACCGATTCGTCTGGCGGCTGGACTCGTGCATGTTTTGCAACGCCTGCGTGCTGGCCTGCCCCTGGGACGCAATCGAGATGACCGGCGGATTCGAGAACGCCGTGTTTGACCGCCGTCTGCTCGTCTACAGCCTCAATCGACTCGCGGCTCCGCGCATCAACCTGATTCAGGATGAGCAGGACCCGGCGGTACGTGCGCGGATGATTGACTGGCGATCACGCTACGGCGGGCCCATCCCGCTGGGTGGCACGGGTCTACCGAATCTCCCGGCCATCGGCGCCCCCAAGGTCCAGGAATGCCCCGTGTCCCACGCGGGAAGCACGGCGGTGGCCCCATGA
- a CDS encoding NADH-quinone oxidoreductase subunit C: MDPEKLLALIESICPTVRHRAHADRAALSIAADELLALMAVLRDDPALRFDFLVTHTAIDLPDEKCFELVYLLYASEHGHSLFVTTRVDRDNPVVPSVCGLWPIAEWQEREVYDLMGVLYDEHPDLRRMFLEDDWVGFPLRKDYQDEHMLELPK, encoded by the coding sequence ATGGATCCAGAAAAGCTCCTCGCGCTGATCGAGTCGATCTGTCCCACGGTCCGGCATCGGGCCCATGCGGACCGCGCCGCCCTGTCCATCGCCGCCGACGAACTGCTGGCGCTGATGGCGGTGCTTCGCGACGATCCCGCCCTGCGCTTTGATTTTCTGGTGACCCACACGGCCATCGATCTTCCGGACGAAAAATGCTTCGAGCTGGTATACCTCCTGTACGCCAGTGAACACGGTCACTCGCTCTTCGTGACGACCCGAGTTGATCGGGACAATCCCGTGGTCCCTTCCGTCTGCGGGCTCTGGCCCATCGCGGAGTGGCAGGAGCGGGAGGTCTATGATCTGATGGGCGTGCTCTATGACGAACATCCCGACCTGCGCCGCATGTTTCTTGAAGACGACTGGGTCGGCTTTCCGCTTCGCAAGGACTACCAGGACGAGCACATGCTGGAGCTTCCGAAATGA
- a CDS encoding NADH-quinone oxidoreductase subunit J, with product MIAEATYTVVFYGLSIAVIALAVAVVSARQLLRAALALMGMLALSAGYYVMLAAEFLAGVQILVYVGGIVVLIVFAIMLTRSSELREDQPGPRTKLMGAVFSIAFMLMSGAALRATDFATSTHGVRPAEEIRMIGLGLLDRSGAGYLLPFEVISLLLLVAVIGGTVIARKTPPRNQPFTTGGDQIGETISEQVRQQDDDSNGEYGR from the coding sequence ATGATCGCGGAAGCCACCTACACCGTCGTCTTTTACGGGCTTTCCATCGCCGTGATCGCCCTGGCCGTGGCCGTGGTCAGCGCGCGTCAACTGCTTCGCGCGGCCCTCGCCCTGATGGGAATGCTGGCGCTCAGTGCGGGCTACTACGTCATGCTTGCGGCCGAGTTCCTGGCGGGTGTCCAGATTCTTGTCTATGTGGGCGGCATCGTGGTGCTTATTGTTTTTGCCATCATGCTCACGCGGTCGTCGGAATTGCGGGAAGACCAGCCGGGACCGCGCACGAAGCTTATGGGCGCGGTTTTCTCCATCGCGTTTATGCTGATGTCGGGCGCGGCCCTGCGGGCCACCGACTTTGCGACCTCCACCCACGGCGTACGGCCCGCCGAGGAGATTCGCATGATCGGCCTCGGCCTGCTGGACCGAAGTGGTGCGGGCTACCTGTTGCCCTTCGAGGTGATCTCGCTGCTGCTGCTGGTCGCCGTTATTGGCGGCACGGTCATCGCGCGAAAGACCCCACCGAGGAACCAGCCCTTCACCACGGGCGGGGACCAAATCGGGGAAACCATATCGGAGCAGGTGCGCCAGCAGGATGACGACAGCAATGGGGAGTACGGACGATGA
- a CDS encoding NADH-quinone oxidoreductase subunit A: MIVLAAAMVAGGLILSYLVAPRRPGGLKDMPYECGEQPIGDAWIQFNVGYYLFGLLFLVFDVEASLMYPWAVVFRAVGLAGLIEMGIFVLVLILGLVYAWRKGVLEWV, encoded by the coding sequence ATGATCGTTCTGGCCGCCGCCATGGTGGCCGGCGGACTGATCCTGTCCTACCTCGTGGCGCCGCGCCGTCCCGGTGGACTAAAGGATATGCCCTACGAATGCGGTGAACAGCCCATCGGCGATGCCTGGATCCAGTTCAACGTGGGCTACTACCTCTTTGGCCTCCTGTTTCTGGTATTCGACGTGGAAGCCTCGCTCATGTACCCCTGGGCGGTCGTGTTTCGCGCCGTTGGTCTGGCCGGGTTGATTGAGATGGGCATTTTCGTACTCGTCCTGATTCTGGGGCTGGTCTATGCGTGGCGGAAAGGCGTTCTGGAATGGGTGTAG
- a CDS encoding NADH-quinone oxidoreductase subunit D produces the protein MSVQIRTLEEHLHASPQADSELTTQEYLVNMGPQHPIAHGSLRVVLRLDGENVKFVIPVPGYVHRGVEKMCEHLTYRQIIPYTDRLDYLSAIMNNWAVAKTVEKALGIETNARIETIRTIMSELQRLQSHALWWGVTGMDLGAYTAFLYGFREREIIGEIFEETIGARLTMNYIQPGGLMYDIQPDFAAKVKKLIPYLHGCIAQYETLLSGNTIFQERLRNIGVMDGAEALALGCTGPILRASGVPLDLRATEAYGVYDQVNFNVVVGAVGDSWDRYYVRLHEMRESLRIIEQLIDNVPEGDYATLRYNEELILPEGLHYGQTETARGAFGVFIDSDGKRPHPRRLHFRSPSFNNMWVVTRIAAGWRIADFIAIQSSLDLVIPDIDR, from the coding sequence ATGAGCGTCCAGATTCGCACCCTTGAGGAACACCTTCACGCGTCGCCCCAGGCGGACAGCGAGTTGACGACCCAGGAATACCTGGTCAACATGGGGCCCCAGCACCCCATTGCCCACGGGTCCCTGCGCGTTGTGCTCCGGTTGGACGGCGAGAATGTGAAGTTTGTTATTCCCGTGCCCGGCTACGTCCACCGCGGCGTGGAAAAGATGTGCGAACACCTGACCTACCGCCAGATTATTCCCTACACGGACCGACTGGACTATCTCTCCGCGATCATGAACAACTGGGCCGTGGCGAAGACGGTGGAGAAGGCCCTCGGTATCGAGACGAATGCGCGGATCGAGACGATCAGGACGATCATGTCCGAGTTGCAGCGCCTTCAGAGCCACGCACTCTGGTGGGGCGTCACCGGCATGGACCTCGGGGCCTACACGGCCTTCCTCTATGGTTTTCGCGAGCGTGAAATCATCGGCGAGATCTTCGAAGAGACCATCGGCGCGCGGCTGACGATGAACTACATCCAGCCCGGGGGGCTCATGTACGACATCCAGCCCGATTTTGCGGCGAAGGTCAAGAAGCTCATTCCCTACCTGCACGGATGCATCGCCCAGTACGAGACCCTGCTCAGCGGCAACACCATCTTTCAGGAGCGGCTGCGCAATATCGGTGTCATGGACGGCGCCGAGGCGCTGGCGCTGGGTTGCACGGGTCCCATCCTCCGGGCGAGCGGCGTTCCCCTGGACCTCCGCGCGACGGAGGCCTACGGCGTATACGATCAGGTGAATTTCAACGTGGTGGTCGGCGCGGTGGGGGATAGTTGGGACCGCTACTATGTGCGGCTCCACGAAATGCGGGAGTCGCTCCGGATCATTGAACAACTGATCGACAACGTCCCGGAGGGCGACTACGCCACGCTTCGCTACAACGAGGAACTGATTCTGCCCGAGGGGCTGCACTACGGCCAGACGGAGACGGCCCGAGGCGCCTTCGGGGTATTCATCGATTCCGACGGCAAGCGCCCCCACCCGAGGCGCCTGCACTTCCGCTCGCCCAGCTTCAATAATATGTGGGTGGTGACCCGGATCGCGGCGGGCTGGCGCATCGCGGATTTCATTGCAATTCAATCGAGCCTCGACCTCGTGATACCGGATATTGACCGATGA
- the nuoB gene encoding NADH-quinone oxidoreductase subunit NuoB, whose protein sequence is MGVALEKLPGIVERFPGGSVAVTQLDQAINLARSNSLWPLMFGTKCCAIEMLMATGAAHHDLARFGAEVARASVRQADLMVIAGAIVKKMAPRMRLLYEQMAEPRYVIATGSCAISGGPFMYNSYTIVRGADEIVPVDVYVPGCPPRPEAFFWGLMTLQKMIREGETIREPGIRRKPVMAALPEDVSMHDIRREICSALIEDNVVDVAKAADEKPWARKVREWIQKSSSR, encoded by the coding sequence ATGGGTGTAGCACTCGAAAAGCTGCCCGGCATCGTGGAGCGCTTTCCCGGCGGATCCGTGGCGGTCACCCAACTGGATCAGGCCATCAATCTGGCCCGCTCCAACAGCCTCTGGCCGCTCATGTTTGGCACGAAGTGCTGCGCCATCGAGATGCTGATGGCGACCGGCGCGGCGCACCATGATCTGGCCCGCTTCGGCGCGGAAGTGGCCCGGGCCTCGGTCCGCCAGGCGGACCTGATGGTGATCGCCGGCGCGATCGTGAAGAAAATGGCCCCGCGCATGCGCCTGCTCTATGAGCAGATGGCCGAGCCGCGCTACGTTATCGCCACCGGCTCCTGCGCCATCTCCGGCGGTCCCTTCATGTACAACTCCTATACCATCGTGCGCGGCGCGGATGAAATTGTCCCGGTCGATGTTTACGTGCCCGGTTGCCCGCCGCGCCCGGAGGCCTTCTTCTGGGGGTTGATGACGCTCCAGAAGATGATTCGCGAAGGCGAGACGATTCGCGAACCCGGAATTCGACGGAAACCGGTGATGGCGGCCCTCCCCGAAGACGTTTCCATGCACGATATACGCCGCGAGATCTGCTCGGCGTTGATAGAAGACAATGTTGTGGACGTGGCGAAGGCGGCGGACGAGAAGCCCTGGGCGCGGAAGGTGAGGGAATGGATCCAGAAAAGCTCCTCGCGCTGA
- the nuoH gene encoding NADH-quinone oxidoreductase subunit NuoH: protein MAATVARTWEPNTIAQRAAAAATENLWVTAAYLIGSMIGVVAVLSLLGMVLIYVERKVAARFQCRLGPTRVGPFGLLQTLADTLKLVFKEDFVPEMADKFLHMLAPFLALLVPVVLLALLPYSPSMQVADLNIGILFVTAIGGFGVMGILIAGWASNNKWSMIGAMRAGAQIISYELSATLALLVVVLFSGTMSLSGIVQSQQDGWWIWRGHAAGFCAFMLYLIASTAELNRTPFDIPEGESELTAGFHTEYSGLRFAFFFLAEFINMFTVSALTATLFLGGWMPFHIGDWAALNSQMDLIPPIIWFGAKTSAVIFIIMWFRWTFPRLRVDQLMHLEWKILLPIGFANLLLASIIVLINAYPFPLELPQ, encoded by the coding sequence ATGGCCGCGACGGTGGCCCGGACCTGGGAGCCGAACACCATCGCCCAACGCGCGGCGGCGGCGGCCACGGAGAACCTGTGGGTAACCGCGGCGTACCTCATCGGCTCCATGATCGGTGTGGTGGCCGTGCTTTCGCTGCTGGGCATGGTGCTGATCTACGTTGAGCGAAAGGTCGCCGCGCGCTTCCAGTGCCGCCTCGGGCCGACGCGCGTAGGGCCGTTTGGCCTGCTGCAAACCCTGGCGGACACGCTGAAGCTGGTGTTCAAGGAAGACTTCGTGCCCGAGATGGCGGATAAGTTTCTGCACATGCTCGCACCTTTCCTGGCCCTGCTCGTCCCGGTGGTCCTGCTGGCGCTCCTGCCCTACTCGCCTTCGATGCAGGTGGCCGATCTCAACATCGGAATCCTTTTTGTTACCGCCATCGGCGGCTTCGGCGTCATGGGCATTCTCATTGCCGGCTGGGCCTCCAACAACAAGTGGTCCATGATCGGCGCCATGCGCGCCGGCGCACAGATTATCTCGTATGAATTGTCGGCCACCCTGGCCCTCCTCGTGGTGGTGCTGTTCTCCGGCACCATGTCCCTCTCGGGCATCGTGCAGAGCCAGCAGGATGGCTGGTGGATCTGGCGCGGACACGCGGCGGGCTTCTGCGCCTTCATGCTGTATCTGATCGCTTCGACAGCCGAACTCAACCGCACGCCCTTCGATATTCCCGAGGGCGAGTCTGAGCTCACGGCGGGCTTTCACACCGAGTACTCCGGGCTGCGCTTCGCATTCTTCTTCCTGGCCGAGTTTATCAACATGTTCACGGTCTCGGCGCTGACCGCGACGCTCTTCCTGGGCGGATGGATGCCCTTTCACATTGGCGACTGGGCCGCACTCAACAGCCAGATGGACCTGATTCCGCCGATCATCTGGTTTGGCGCGAAGACTTCCGCCGTTATCTTCATCATCATGTGGTTTCGCTGGACTTTCCCGCGCCTCCGCGTGGATCAGCTCATGCACCTGGAATGGAAAATCCTTCTGCCCATCGGATTTGCGAATCTGCTGCTGGCTTCCATCATTGTGCTGATTAACGCTTATCCCTTTCCGCTGGAACTCCCGCAATGA
- the nuoL gene encoding NADH-quinone oxidoreductase subunit L yields the protein MIQHAWLIPAFPLVSFALNGLFISPISKRAAGVVATLSILASALCAYTLGYQYFTAYPAGHEHPILVPWSFAWLSYMPGLTVNVGVLVDPISVMLMCVVTTVSFLVHTYSNAYMHGEYGFGRYFTYLNLFTFSMLGLVVSPNIIQMYVCWELVGVSSFLLIGYYYNKPSAVSASKKAFIVTRFADLGFLIGVILLSYFGFQIYPEWSVDADAVANGLANVQPVDFAYLNHPLFLEKFSGLGLTFIGMNLLSLAMILVYMGAAGKSAMFPLHIWLPDAMEGPTPVSALIHAATMVVAGVYLVARLFPAFAFSGTALLVVACVGAFTSLFAAVIGMTQDDIKRVLAFSTLSQLGYMMLALGVSSSEHTLGYTASMFHLFTHAFFKALLFLGAGSVIHAVHTNSIWEMGGLAKKMPITHITFLIATLAISGIWPFAGFFSKDEILASALAGGHYVIFGVAMLVAGLTAFYMFRIYFVTFWGKGRGDGAGHAHEAPALMWMPMAFLAVLSSVTGFIPMGEYVSLGAHEAHHGINLAIAVPATVAALLGISVAAFLYLGDGARARAAANGLGVVYRTVKQKFYFDELYLFVTHRIIFRNIARPIAWFDKRVVDGGVDASGWLTRQGGWLLSRTQTGQVQTYGLWFTGGVAFLMLMLWCALA from the coding sequence ATGATACAGCACGCGTGGCTGATCCCCGCCTTTCCGCTGGTTTCCTTCGCGCTGAATGGACTCTTCATCAGCCCGATTTCGAAGCGGGCGGCGGGCGTGGTGGCGACGCTCTCCATTCTGGCTTCGGCCCTGTGCGCCTATACGCTGGGCTACCAGTATTTCACCGCCTATCCGGCAGGACACGAACACCCCATTCTTGTGCCCTGGTCCTTTGCGTGGCTCAGCTACATGCCGGGACTCACGGTGAATGTGGGCGTACTGGTGGATCCCATCTCCGTCATGCTCATGTGCGTCGTCACCACGGTGAGCTTCCTCGTGCATACCTACAGCAACGCCTACATGCACGGGGAGTATGGTTTTGGCCGCTACTTTACCTACCTGAATCTCTTTACCTTCAGCATGCTGGGCCTGGTGGTCTCGCCCAACATCATTCAGATGTACGTTTGCTGGGAGCTCGTGGGCGTCAGCAGCTTTCTGTTGATCGGCTACTACTACAACAAGCCCTCGGCCGTTTCGGCGTCGAAAAAGGCGTTCATCGTCACGCGCTTCGCGGATCTGGGCTTCCTCATCGGGGTGATCCTGCTGAGCTACTTCGGCTTCCAGATATACCCCGAGTGGAGCGTGGACGCGGACGCAGTCGCGAATGGGCTCGCGAACGTGCAGCCGGTGGATTTTGCTTACCTGAATCATCCCCTCTTCCTGGAGAAGTTTTCCGGGCTCGGGCTCACCTTCATCGGCATGAACCTCCTCAGTCTGGCCATGATTCTGGTCTACATGGGTGCGGCGGGCAAGAGCGCCATGTTTCCCCTTCACATCTGGCTGCCCGACGCGATGGAGGGCCCCACGCCCGTCTCCGCGCTGATTCACGCGGCAACCATGGTGGTGGCGGGCGTGTATCTCGTGGCGCGGCTTTTTCCGGCTTTCGCCTTCAGCGGCACGGCCCTTCTGGTGGTGGCTTGTGTCGGTGCCTTCACCAGCCTTTTCGCGGCGGTCATCGGCATGACCCAGGACGACATCAAACGGGTACTGGCCTTCTCGACTTTGAGCCAACTGGGCTACATGATGCTCGCCCTCGGGGTGAGTTCGTCGGAACACACGCTGGGCTATACCGCGAGCATGTTTCACCTTTTCACCCATGCCTTCTTCAAGGCCCTGCTTTTCCTCGGCGCGGGTTCGGTGATTCACGCGGTCCACACGAACTCGATCTGGGAGATGGGCGGTCTGGCGAAGAAGATGCCGATTACCCACATCACTTTCCTTATTGCCACCCTCGCTATCAGCGGCATCTGGCCCTTTGCCGGCTTCTTCTCGAAAGATGAGATCCTCGCCTCGGCGCTGGCCGGGGGGCACTATGTAATTTTCGGCGTGGCCATGCTCGTGGCCGGGCTCACCGCGTTCTACATGTTTCGTATCTACTTTGTCACCTTCTGGGGCAAAGGGCGTGGCGATGGCGCTGGACACGCCCATGAGGCGCCCGCGCTCATGTGGATGCCCATGGCCTTCCTGGCGGTGCTTTCCAGCGTCACGGGTTTCATTCCCATGGGTGAATATGTGAGCCTGGGCGCCCATGAGGCCCACCACGGGATCAACCTGGCGATTGCGGTGCCCGCGACGGTGGCGGCGCTTCTGGGTATCTCGGTCGCGGCCTTCCTTTACCTGGGCGATGGCGCTCGCGCCCGCGCAGCGGCCAATGGCCTGGGCGTCGTCTACCGCACGGTGAAGCAGAAGTTCTACTTTGATGAACTCTATCTCTTTGTCACGCACCGGATAATTTTTCGCAATATCGCCCGCCCCATCGCCTGGTTCGACAAGCGCGTGGTGGATGGCGGGGTGGATGCCAGCGGCTGGCTCACGCGCCAGGGTGGCTGGCTGCTGAGTCGCACGCAGACGGGTCAAGTCCAGACCTATGGCCTGTGGTTTACCGGCGGCGTGGCCTTTTTGATGTTGATGCTGTGGTGCGCGCTGGCCTAG